The sequence aaaataaaattacatttgctattttcaaaaattactcTTTTAGAAGATAAATTTACCTTGTACCAAGTAAATATTGATGGATCAGCATCTGGACTTAAATCAGTCCACTCTGCCTTGTCATTTTCTTCTGCAGCATATATCTTCAAGAATTCTCCCTTGAGCCCAACCTGGAACCAAGTTAAGCAACATGAATACCACTTGATTAAATAATGATGACTTTATTAAAGTGTGTCTAgaatttttgcctataaaaaaTAGTCTTTCTTTATCTTTTTCGAAACAAGTCATTGACTTGTATTGAAGAAATGTCTACTAGACCATTATCTATGGTTAAAAAGTGAATTTAGGTGGAACACGATTTAACTGACTAGCAAAGCATGAGAAAGAGAACAAAAGTATATTAAAGGTAGCCAACAACTTTTACTTTCATGGCCAATACAAAGAAAATGAAACCTTGAAATTGAATACATACCTGGTAGGTCCATAAAGACTTTGAGAGATCTATATCCCCATTTCGAAATCCAGTAAGTTTCACTTCTCCTCGAAACCCTGCTCCGTCTTTCTCCAAGAAAGCGCCATAATTCTGTATCATTAATGCATCATATGATAACAAGTGTCAATATATAGTCTTCGTGTTATAGTACTTAAAACTTCAATAAAGAATAGGCTTAGGTTGGGTTAGtaagaaataaaattttcaatgaggtagaaaaggacataagATTTATCTGAGAAAAAGTTAAGGCTTGGGTTGGCTGGCTCTATGGTTTTACAACAAGAAAGCATTTTATGGCATACTCTTTCTCAATGCTTCTCTGTAATTGGTATTTTAAGCAGTCTTTCAGAGGCTTTCTAGGATGTAATACAAAGGAAATCATCCATTGTAATACAAATTTGTACCATTAAAACTGATAAGGAAACTACATGAAAGATTCAGAAAGAAATTAAAACACTGGCTTGGAACGTGCTGAATCTACCTGCAAGCCGACTGTTTGAGATAAGAAGACTAGATCATTGTATCCTTTGACAAACTGTACAGGCTGGAAAACCTTCACCCAACGGCCGCTCACAGTGCCTTCACTTCAAAAAGTTGCAATAACTTATATATCAATGGCCAAACAAAGAAGTTGTACTATAAACAACATTGACCAAGTATAACCTGCTTCTATATAAGATCAATGTAATATTCATGCTCAGAAAGACTGCAACTGCTATAAGTATTCGAGAAGATTACAATCATGAAACTCCAAAGTAGAAAGCATGTGAACTGGTAACAACAGATTTTATAGATATGTATGAGTCCCAAGAAAACAATACAACTACACAGTATGCACTTACATCACAGATGTGTATAGATGAAGTCACATACATAAAAAACCAAAGAGGTTGGCAAGGCTATCTACTAATAAGATCAGGTATCATTGCTTCGCCATTAGCATTGACTCAATTTTTCATCAACATCGAAAGTTAGAACATGAATCAAGAAATAAAGATATGTAAAAGTGATGAAAGTGGACTTAAGTCATTTTATTTGGCCCGACGACCCAAACCACTATCACCTCACCAAAGagctaaattaaatattaataaatggcACCATAATATCACAATTCCATGCATACCTTATAAAAATTATCATCGCTATTTACCTTCAAGCTTGCCATTGACAAATACACGTAGAACATCACGCATGCTATCAATTTTAACTGCTGGGCTAATATTATTCTCCTCCCAAAATGATATGTCCTCATCCGAAATATATATTCTACATTTTGAAGAATAGGTATTAAAAGACAGCATAGGAAGGTTTAGGGAACGAGTAATGCTTCAACATTAATCAAACGCtacatatttttgttattatgcTTCACAAGTCAGCTCCCAATCAAAGATGTGTCTAAAGAAACATAGTATCTATTGTAACTTTCCATTTTCTTTAATGAATTTTCTTTTTACCTACTTTactaagaagagaaaaagaagTATCATGTTTAatgtaaggaaaaaaaaattggtgcTGGGGAAGGTACTAGAAAACActattgtttctttattgaaaaaaaaaacttgaattAAACAATAAAGTTTTAATAtcagaaaaaaataattccTAATTCCAGTAGTACTACAGTGAATCAGAGAAGAAGGCGACCGAAATCTCGAGGCAAATGAACAAGAAATGAAATAAATGCATAATTGGGGGCGAAAGCCGTCACTCTAATTCCAGGTCAATCAATAGTTATTGTCTACCAAgcaggaaaagaaaagaaatgaaatgaaaaacaaGTTGAAGTCTACATAAGCAAGGGGAGGAGGTCAGTTAGCTCCTTAAGTTTCAATATTTGTTACCAAGTTTTCCTCCGCCAGAAGCAAGGGTTCTTAATAAAGATGGGAGGTCAGTTATAGACATGTAGCCTAAACAAGTTCTCCTTtacaaccaaacaaaaaaaaaagaaaaaacataatCAATGGGAAAAGAGGAAAGAAGATGAAAAAAGTAAAGGTTGCTATAAAACTACTCAATATAAACAAGTAGTCTTAGTCACCATCGCGTTAACAGCAACAACTATTTACCTGGATATATACCATAGATAATCAGAATAGTCTTTTGTCACATTCAAATGCTCCAATATACCCTGAACTGTAAAACTATCGTTGCTCCATATGCCAATTGGCTCTTTAACGGTCATCCAGGATTTTGTGACATAGACACTGAAATTCTTAGTCCCAAATTGTTGGCTTAAAGAGATATCTGAAGAAAGAGACAAACTAGACTCTACTGATTTGACTGAAGTTTGTGCTGCAACCTACTCAAGCATGGAAAGAAAAAGCACAAATACTTATGAGAAAGGCTGGGCTAAAATCATTAACATTTCCATATTATCAAGTAAACAAAAGACAGGAAGCATgctcaaaatcaattaattagCACACTTCATTATAGTATACAACAAGAACAAAGACCGTACTCCAGAAACCCATTCGAAAAATTGGAATGTACAACAGCTAAACTATCTAAGATCAAAAATGGGAAGAGAGATGCATATATCTTATAATTTCATATACCATCCTCTTGTTCATTTAGTCAAGGTTTGCACAAcacattaactaaaataaacatTCAAATAATGTGTCAAGTCAactttgaagaaaaaaatctcTGCAATTGAGTTCCTTCAGCAACTAGATATATAGCAGGAAGAGAGCTTTTCTCATGCTATCAATAAATTTAAGATGACATAAAAtagtttaaaagaaaaaaaagttacttCTTTAAAAATCCACCAAGTCAATTATACATACTAATTGGTAGTTTGATCTCATGTAGAACAATTAACAATGAAGAGTCGAATAAATAGATTAACACTCAGATTCAAATAAATAGATTAGCATTAGATAGGATACATAGGTAATAGTGCATTGATGCATAGGCAAGAAATGCTTAATGCCCATTCATTAATAGTAAGTGCACAGGAATAGAAACACCTACCTTTGCAGAGTTGAACACTGTGTTTTTGCAATCAGGTAAAATACTAACTGACCAAGCTGGTAAATTATATTTCTGACCACGGAATGTTACAGTAGCAGAGTTATGTTCATCGATATTTGCAAGAAAAGCAGAGCATCTGCTTTTAGTTTGGTTCAAACTGAAATTTAGGTCCTCACCAAGCACATTTTCACTATATACATGGGCCTGCAAATAATCACAGAACGATTCAGAATAAATTTAGGACCTGGACACATCAAATGCTAGCAAAATCACATGAATACTATTTTATTAATGGCAGTCGAAGAACAATCTGTACTAGTACAGTATCTTTTTGGAAAGTCGCAAGCATGAGAGGATTAAGCTTTTTTATAACAGACTTTAATGATACACATCTAATcccaaccaataaaataaatctCTAACAAGTATGAATATAAAATCTCTTTACACACTCTAAAGATGATCATAGTGATCGGGAAAGGTAAGTGCTAAGTTCCATGTCATGAAGTAGGCATACGTGACAGTGAGTTTTTTCTTGTTTCTAtaatttattttccttttctatttcaattatGAGTTATCATGTGCCCACATAACCAAAAGTTAGGCAAGAAAAACAGTGGGTCACACCAACCTCCTGCTTTGGTCCTAATTTAATATACTGGGGTGAATCAGCAGCAACCAGAGAAGGTTCACAGAGCTTTATAGCAGCATGCAGATCCTTTAGATGTCCCCATTTAGGCTCACTCAGTAAGCCTACACAATGACCAAACATGCTTTAATCTAAATATTTTCGCACTTATTTTCCTTTCGATTCAGAATATTTATATGGAAATCACTCTTTcctcaaatagacaaacaaaaAAATCCAAATAAAGCACGAAGAAAAATAATCAAAAGTCACTAACCATATTCATCAATTGGAGCATCATAATCATAACTGGTAATATAGAATGGTCCGCCAGAAGTCCGACCAAAGTTTGTTCCACCAAAGTACTGCAACCACACAGATGACCAGTGATGCAGCAGAATGCACATATAATTaagaatgaaaatatatatgtatatatatgaacttGATGGCATAAagtatgaaatttttttttaagaaacaaaAATTGGTATTAATTATTAGACTAAATTATAAAGTAATAGGTTCATGTTTGCATCATAAGATTGAAACATGAAACCCTCAAAAAGTACCCAAAGTACAATCAAAAAAGTAAGAATGAGATCTAAATTTGCTCACAAAAGCCGCATAATTTTTCCCATCCCTGACTAAATTATACCCAGGTTGCCACCCAGAGTTTTATTTTATCCCAAAGAAAGTCTTCTGTTACTGCTTTGTCTTACAAAAATTCTGCTATTTTCATATGCCAATCACCAATATATGTAAGAACAAATTTCCATATGTTTTAACATCACTATATACCCTGAAAGTGAAAATTTTGCTTTAGAAATTTGGCTGGTGCAAAGTCAATATTACCATACCATATAGTAGTTCTGAAAGCTCCCTCCACGTTGGTAAAAGCGTGCGACTGCAAATGCAAGGTCTTCTACAGGTCTGTGAGGCAATCTTCCACCCCATGTCGTATACCTTTAAAACAGTAacctaaaattataatttatcgcTCATAAAGCACAAAAGTTCATTTGTAAATGGAATCTATCTAGTAATAGCttgaaatttataaaattacaagCATTACTTGGATGACAGCACTACATACTAAACGACAAATAGCATAAAATCATGCAAGTTTAGGGAAGGGGAGGGGGGGAACCATCTTGCGAAAGCTGAAGTAATTAAGAGAAACAAAACaagacaaacaaacaaaaaatgcaaaataatacatgaagggaaaaaaaatgaagtttTATAAGATATTACCATCCATCCCAATTTTCAGTCCAAAGTGTGGGTTTGTTATAGGAATTTGGCTTATAACCGTCACAGTAGTATCCATTGCATGCATCTATCTGTAAATGAAGAAAGCAACTTATGAAAAACATCACATTAAGGTATCACACGTTGTAAAATTTATCCGCCACTGCTCTGGAAGTTTCACCTATCCAGGTCCCTACACATTCTTACAGCCATAATATATAAGGTCAGACAAATTTAAAACAATGGCTAAAGACCTTACAACTTCATCCGGAGCATCAGTTTGCTTGCACATCACCCATGGAACCCTAGCACCAAGGCTTAAAGCCATCTTTGCAGCCCATTTAACATAGTCCTTTCCTCCCTGCCCAAACTTCCCTTCAATGTTTCCATATTCATTTTCAATCTGATAAATATGCAGTAAGAACATACAAGCATATGTGAATCATCTTAACAATTAAAGAAGTAGAACATGGTTTAAATGAACTTTTAATCTCTTATGTATGCAATGCTCAAATTTTAATGCATCCAACCTGCAACATAATGATTGGACCACCTTGCCATGAAAACAGTTGTTCCTCTCGCATCAAATCCACAATTTTCTTAACAAAACGTTGCATTTCATCCTAGCAAAAAAGAAAGGTaacatcaaaatattatatgtataaacaaCAAAATCTACTAGAATGATAAAAATCGTTCAAAAGAACTAGTTTTTAAGTGAGAAAGTCAACAACGGATAAAGTTttagaagagaaagaaagaaagaaagaaactgAATTAAGAGTAAATCTCATTACTCACAGCCAAAAAATTCATTGTCAGTCTTCCCAATTTCAATATACTGGAACAAGATTTAATTTCTTGCTCACACTCTATCTCAAGGCGCCCTAACCCAACCCAAAAATGACAAGCACCATAAAAATTATGAATTTCTCTCCTTTTAATTACTCTAAACTGACACTATGGCTTGGATGATGGGTACTCCCAGtgctatatatataagaataaccAAAAAAGTACAAACATAACCTTGCAAGCATGGGAATTATACAAGTTTTATACCTTGAAAGGAGCATTGTCTGTTCTGAATTCTATGCCGGGGATGTCACGCAGCCATACTGGGAAACCTCTGCATGATTATCAATTTTAATCAAGTGACACTCCAGTAACTAttaccctctttttttttttttttttttttttacaatcacATTGTCCCTTAAGAAGGTAGTAATTACCTAGTTGCTTGTAAAATATTAACGGAGAGAATACAAAAGGTATATGGATGTTGGTCTACAAAAATGTGATAAAAACCAGAAATATTTCAAAGGATCAACTAGAAAACTCAACAAAATCCTTAAATATAAGAAGAACAATATAGTTATATTCCTTTGAAGTAAAAGCCCCAAAAGAACCTGTAAATTGGTTAAATAACATCTTGAGCTAGTTATCTAGAAGCATTTTAATAGAGATAATTATTTCCTtactttcaaaatttcaaaactcaTTACAAGAGAAAGAATATAAAATGGCATTCTTGCATACTTTTGACCCACAGTGTCATCTTTCTCGGACATAGTTCTAATTTAGAATGGAGAAAGTTGTGTAAAATCATAATGAGAGAGAAGGCCATACCCAAAATTCCACTCAGCACAAACATAAGGACCTATCCGAAGGTGAAGATAGAGTCCACTGGATCCCACTAGCTTTACAAACTTAACAAGATCATACCTCCCATCAAAATTGTACTAAAAAGGAAGTTCAGAAGAAAAGTTAATACTCTAGCCCAAACAAATTAGTCATATTCAAGACAATAATAAGGCTCTATCTACGATATCACCTCTCCTTTGACAGGCTCATGCCCATTCCAAAATACATAAGTCTGGATCACATCTGCACCACCTTCCTTGCTCTTTTCAATCAAATCGGGCCACATCTGATGTCAAGGGGCATGAACAGAACATGTTTCAGAAAATAGCAGCATAAACCATCTTTAGAATGAACTATACAtccatattatataaataatatattcttAAGCATTCAATTTTTGtgatgaacaaaaaaaaattgttataagAAAAACAATGCACATAAAGATCAACTGAATGAAGAACATGAAGGAAATCATCCAAGTCAAAATTGCCTAAAATAGCACCAACTGCACCAAAATTTCACAAAATAAGAAGACCGACTagtataaagaaaagaaaaatggacTGCCATTACTTGGGCTTGGAGCAAGGATCAAACTCCTGTTCATTTTCAGCAACAATTTAATCAGAATAAGTGTAAACTATATAGAAAATTCATGTCATACCACAGATTCCTGTTTAAGACTCAACAATATTCTTCAGCAACGATTGAAACAGATAGCATAGTGGTGGTGGAAGCTATTCGAAGCTCATTTCAGATGTGTTCTGCATTTGAGtttttgattgatgattgtaaaAACTTGTTGGGTTTATTACATAATGTTTCGTTACATTTTGTTATGTTTGTTAAGTGTTCTGCAAATCGAGCTGAGCATTTCATTGTCACAAAATTCTCGATTGATAGCAACTCTGTTCCTTCTAAATtattgtttattcttttgagcgATTGCTCCATTTAATGAATATGAATttgttcaaaaataaataatcaagtTTGAGCGTTACTTAGGACTATAATGCTTCTCATCCACCTAAATATCAAAGAACATCACAAATTAACCAAAACAAACTCTATCCTTACACAAAATCCAAGTCTCCTAACttcacaaattaaataataattcacTCAAATCATCAAAATTTCAGCCAAAATTTTCTCAGCAACCAAACACACACAAAAACAGTATAATAAGCAATTAAGCACCTCGGGAGTGGCTCGAGGGTAGTGAATACCGGCTGAGATGAGCATGCGACGTTTTCCGTCTACGATCATAGCCCGATGATCGTAGCTGACGTTGAATGGCTTAAAGTACTCGGCGGCGAGTGCGAGCAGAGACAAGTGAATGCTGAGACATAAAATCAGCCATGGGAGAGTCATCGAAGCTCTTCGCCCTACCATCttcgctctctctctctactgatcttagagagagagagttatgAGTGTTGTTATTGTTAAGAGTGGTTTCTACGCGCCAACGGAGTAAGCAATGGAAAATTACGATAGAGATGTTGCAGTTATCCGGTTGTTGCCTACGTGTCATTCGGTTCGGGTCGGGTCGGGTCCAATTTGTAAATTGGGGGCAAAttgataataattatatatatatatatgggtgactattcaatggttacatttttattgtaaccatatagttacatttttctttaacctgtaatagcaggttaccaataggtagactttccttttttagatttaattaattataattaactattttcttaaaataattaattaaatagacattccttttttagaattatttaattataattaactattttcttaaaataattaattaaatatttaacaagacctcttttagtaattaatatttatatttaaatccttacttgaattattttaataattaagccatttaattataatatttacaataaaatttatttttttacaaaaattaaacttcttttgacacaaattaaaattctcttcttataataaatttttaaataattaattatttttaaatgatatttaattattttgttacaattatatgaactaagtatgaggcctcaagctaatcaatcgataacaagtgcagccattttttttctaaaaaatccttcaacttatttcattttttactttttaaatatttaaattaaaaaattaaataattaagtgtaataatttaaaattaagattacaagaataataaaatttaaattctgaaattatatgtgtataattttaaattataaaaagttttgctataaaattctaaataatttaagtgtaaaaaaataaattgctaaaagatccttatgtagtaataaattgcaaaaaattaattaataattataaataatttaattttaaaatataattaatcttaattaaagttttataaggaaataaatgattaggttactttcaggttacaagttatttataatttatttttatttaatttccaaattaatcacaaccatttaatagtaatccaatggcttaaaaaaatgtaaccatgatggttacaataaaaatgtaaccattgaaacctcttccatatatatatatagatatatatatttttaagagtaatttgttcataaatatttaagtttaactcttagttgtaaataaatacataaatttaattttgaaagttCGGTGTGTATTTAGGGGCTAATTGTTAAGTAAATTGTCACGTGAAAATTCTTGATTAGTGTATGCcattaaatttgtatttttttttaacaaaattagtttaaatttactaataagaaaataacacgTGGATAATGACTTGATATTTAACTGTCTTCCAGAAATATAAGTTATGTATTATTACCaccaaaaatttaaacttatgtatttatttgcaaccataaattaaacttaagtatttatgccacaaattgctcttttttttacataattatGTGAATAcataaaagcaaaaaaaaaaaaaaaaaagggggggggggggggggtgggGCTATAGGTCCCATTAGGAATGCACACGAGACGGGAAATTACTGTGGACTGCTCCCCCATTTCCATTACCATTAACGATTTTAATCCCCATCCCCTAATGGGGCAGGGACGGAACAGGGAATCtcctaatataaaataatggctaattagtaatttttccccctgaactttgacatgtactaaatcgtgtctcctgaacttttttggccattaaaaattcccttcgaactattgagattgttaaatttaaggacttatgtctaatttcattcaattttactgtttcagtaattgtttatgtactaaaccatgctccccagactttgatatctaccaaatcgtgcccctcaaactttgatatgtactaaatcacgccccttgaactttcatccatgttagaattttttactaaaattagacaaaagtccttaagtTTAACAATCTCGATAGttcgaggggaatttttaacggccaaaaaagttcagggagcacgatttagtacatgtcaaaatttaggggggaaaattactaattagcctaaaataatatactaaaaaaatacaaatataaaatattgcgaaaaagataacaaaagtATAAAATGGGCCATTGTCGAGGCGAGAGAGTATCATCCCCGTCCCATTTAACATTCAGGGACGAAAAATAATCTCCGTTCATGCCCTACTCCCCATTTAGATGGAGAATCCTCGACCCATTAGAAGTGGGTCCTCCTGAGGCCCTATCCTCATAGAGAAAATGTACATCCCTAGGCCT is a genomic window of Cannabis sativa cultivar Pink pepper isolate KNU-18-1 chromosome 9, ASM2916894v1, whole genome shotgun sequence containing:
- the LOC115722365 gene encoding beta-galactosidase 9-like codes for the protein MVGRRASMTLPWLILCLSIHLSLLALAAEYFKPFNVSYDHRAMIVDGKRRMLISAGIHYPRATPEMWPDLIEKSKEGGADVIQTYVFWNGHEPVKGEYNFDGRYDLVKFVKLVGSSGLYLHLRIGPYVCAEWNFGGFPVWLRDIPGIEFRTDNAPFKDEMQRFVKKIVDLMREEQLFSWQGGPIIMLQIENEYGNIEGKFGQGGKDYVKWAAKMALSLGARVPWVMCKQTDAPDEVIDACNGYYCDGYKPNSYNKPTLWTENWDGWYTTWGGRLPHRPVEDLAFAVARFYQRGGSFQNYYMYFGGTNFGRTSGGPFYITSYDYDAPIDEYGLLSEPKWGHLKDLHAAIKLCEPSLVAADSPQYIKLGPKQEAHVYSENVLGEDLNFSLNQTKSRCSAFLANIDEHNSATVTFRGQKYNLPAWSVSILPDCKNTVFNSAKVAAQTSVKSVESSLSLSSDISLSQQFGTKNFSVYVTKSWMTVKEPIGIWSNDSFTVQGILEHLNVTKDYSDYLWYISRIYISDEDISFWEENNISPAVKIDSMRDVLRVFVNGKLEGTVSGRWVKVFQPVQFVKGYNDLVFLSQTVGLQNYGAFLEKDGAGFRGEVKLTGFRNGDIDLSKSLWTYQVGLKGEFLKIYAAEENDKAEWTDLSPDADPSIFTWYKSYFDAPAGTNPVALDLASMGKGQAWVNGHHIGRYWTIVAPKGGCQNVCDYRGAYNSDKCTTNCGKPTQTLYHIPRAWLKDSNNLLILFEETGGNPLEISVKTRTTRYICGQVSESHYPPLHKWSTKNDLTPEMQLRCENGYTISSIEFASYGTPQGSCQKFALGKCHASNSLAIVSKACIGRKSCSVEISNLAFGGDPCRRVIKTLAVGAICSLSSSSNVGSPQLLSTM